One Natrinema marinum genomic window carries:
- the ureE gene encoding urease accessory protein UreE, which produces MERIDGVVGNVHADDELETLRETHEERGSLEWVVLDAENRRRSRFRATTDAGTEVGVIVDKPAVSAGDVLLVDDDRMIAVTFEPRDALAISLPDATSEALEAAVDLGHRVGNQHWDLAVDDGVVYVPLAADRHIVERIVADVVPGSEIRATTVEAELFVTELEDSETDSDGGRRPVPDLEHDHSHHAGGHSHEHGEHDHSHSHHDH; this is translated from the coding sequence ATGGAGCGAATCGACGGGGTCGTCGGCAACGTCCACGCCGACGACGAACTCGAGACGCTGCGCGAGACCCACGAGGAGCGAGGCTCCCTCGAGTGGGTCGTCCTCGATGCCGAGAACCGCCGCCGGTCGCGGTTCCGGGCGACGACGGACGCGGGGACCGAGGTGGGCGTCATCGTCGACAAACCGGCCGTATCGGCTGGCGACGTACTGCTGGTCGACGACGACCGGATGATCGCTGTCACGTTCGAACCCCGCGACGCGCTCGCGATCTCGCTGCCCGACGCGACGAGCGAGGCGCTCGAGGCCGCGGTCGACCTCGGTCACCGCGTCGGCAACCAGCACTGGGATCTCGCGGTCGACGATGGGGTCGTCTACGTCCCGCTCGCAGCCGACCGCCACATCGTCGAACGCATCGTCGCCGACGTCGTCCCCGGCTCCGAGATCCGGGCGACGACGGTCGAGGCGGAGCTGTTCGTAACCGAACTCGAGGACTCGGAGACCGATTCCGACGGTGGCCGTCGCCCCGTTCCCGACCTCGAGCACGACCACAGCCACCACGCTGGCGGGCACAGCCACGAACACGGCGAGCACGATCACAGCCACTCTCATCATGACCACTGA
- a CDS encoding urease subunit gamma, translated as MNLSPKEMERLTVFMAAELARRRKDRGVKLNHPETVAYISDWACEAAREGKSVSQIRSEATQLLTREDVMDGVPELVDMIQVEPVFPDGTKLVTVHDPIRADSHDQLETVDPDPDEELGTDDATADGDAHEVDGGTEPMEGD; from the coding sequence ATGAACCTCTCGCCGAAGGAGATGGAGCGGCTGACGGTCTTCATGGCCGCCGAACTCGCCCGCCGTCGGAAGGACCGCGGCGTGAAGTTAAACCATCCCGAGACGGTCGCCTATATCTCGGACTGGGCCTGCGAGGCCGCTCGAGAAGGGAAATCGGTCTCACAGATCCGCTCGGAGGCAACCCAGCTACTGACCCGCGAGGACGTGATGGACGGCGTTCCCGAGCTAGTCGACATGATTCAGGTCGAGCCGGTCTTCCCCGACGGCACGAAGCTCGTTACCGTTCACGATCCGATCCGGGCCGACAGTCATGACCAGCTCGAGACGGTCGATCCGGACCCGGACGAGGAGCTCGGGACGGACGATGCGACCGCGGACGGAGACGCACACGAAGTCGACGGCGGTACCGAACCGATGGAGGGTGACTGA
- a CDS encoding urease accessory protein UreD — protein MSAGRSSAATDPARLPPAFEGYAEEPLAQAPAGGPGKNGLLEATFAREGDGPTRLLRDRVEVPYHHTGTLETDPVPGLTTLVAQEPTGGVAQGDRHRMTIDARAGARAQLTTQSATKVHSMNENYAHLDAALRAEAGSYLEYVPGPTIVNEDARCLQTVSVDLTPGSVVVVADVLVPDGLSDHEPFTFDHYHARVEAECDDRLVCADAVDLRPEERDPRDPASVGEYGVVGSLYVFAPDGDGEPDSASAELDALIESVRDRLGECEDVAAGVSRLPFDAGAIVRLLGHRQADVTAALRAAWDETRRQTVGVGIPADRRY, from the coding sequence GTGAGCGCGGGCCGCTCGAGCGCCGCGACCGACCCCGCCCGACTGCCGCCCGCGTTCGAGGGCTACGCCGAGGAACCCCTCGCGCAGGCTCCCGCCGGCGGCCCAGGTAAAAACGGGCTGCTCGAGGCGACGTTCGCCCGCGAGGGCGACGGCCCGACCCGCCTGCTCCGCGACCGCGTGGAAGTCCCCTACCACCACACCGGGACGCTGGAGACCGATCCGGTGCCCGGGCTGACGACGCTGGTCGCGCAGGAGCCGACGGGTGGCGTCGCACAGGGCGACCGTCATCGGATGACGATCGACGCGCGAGCCGGCGCTCGCGCCCAATTGACGACCCAGAGCGCGACGAAGGTACACAGCATGAACGAGAACTACGCCCACCTCGACGCCGCGCTCCGCGCGGAGGCGGGGAGCTACCTCGAGTACGTTCCGGGCCCGACGATCGTCAACGAGGACGCCCGCTGTCTCCAGACCGTCTCGGTCGACCTCACTCCGGGCTCGGTCGTCGTCGTCGCGGACGTGCTCGTTCCGGACGGCCTGAGCGACCACGAGCCGTTCACCTTCGACCACTATCACGCGCGCGTCGAGGCCGAGTGCGACGACCGGTTGGTCTGTGCCGACGCCGTCGACCTGCGACCCGAGGAGCGCGACCCGCGGGATCCGGCCAGCGTCGGCGAGTACGGCGTCGTCGGCTCGCTGTACGTCTTCGCGCCGGACGGGGACGGGGAACCCGATTCTGCGAGCGCGGAACTCGACGCGCTGATCGAATCCGTCCGCGATCGGCTCGGCGAGTGCGAGGATGTCGCGGCCGGCGTCTCGAGGCTTCCCTTCGACGCCGGCGCGATCGTCCGACTCCTCGGTCACCGACAGGCGGACGTGACCGCGGCCCTGCGCGCTGCGTGGGACGAGACGAGACGGCAGACGGTAGGGGTCGGCATTCCAGCCGACCGGCGATACTGA
- the ureG gene encoding urease accessory protein UreG, with the protein MGYRDVAKVGLGGPVGSGKTAMVRELVPELVARDYEVGVIANDIMTQEDADVFRESFADLLPADLVEGVETGACPHTGIREDPSMNLAAIDEFTERHPDLDVVLIESGGDNLAATFNPELADYFLFIISVAEGEDIPRKRGPGVTQADLLVVNKTDLAPHVDADLSVIERDAASVRGEEPFVFTNCKDGEGVEAVLEHVEREVLFA; encoded by the coding sequence ATGGGGTACCGAGACGTGGCGAAAGTCGGCCTCGGCGGTCCCGTCGGCTCGGGGAAGACGGCGATGGTCCGAGAACTCGTCCCCGAACTCGTCGCGCGCGACTACGAGGTAGGCGTCATCGCCAACGACATCATGACCCAGGAGGACGCCGACGTCTTCCGCGAGTCGTTCGCCGACCTGTTGCCCGCGGATCTCGTGGAGGGCGTCGAAACGGGGGCCTGTCCGCACACGGGAATCCGCGAGGATCCCTCGATGAACCTCGCGGCCATCGACGAGTTCACCGAGCGCCACCCCGATCTGGACGTGGTGCTCATCGAGAGCGGCGGCGACAACCTCGCCGCGACGTTCAACCCCGAACTCGCCGACTACTTCCTGTTTATCATCTCCGTCGCGGAGGGCGAGGACATCCCGCGCAAGCGCGGTCCCGGCGTCACCCAGGCGGACCTGCTGGTCGTCAACAAGACCGATCTCGCCCCTCACGTCGACGCCGACCTCTCGGTGATCGAGAGAGATGCCGCTTCGGTCCGGGGCGAGGAGCCGTTCGTCTTCACCAACTGCAAGGACGGCGAGGGGGTCGAGGCGGTCCTCGAGCACGTCGAACGCGAGGTGTTGTTCGCGTGA